A part of Gossypium hirsutum isolate 1008001.06 chromosome A07, Gossypium_hirsutum_v2.1, whole genome shotgun sequence genomic DNA contains:
- the LOC107926582 gene encoding uncharacterized protein: MEADHPWDTLDIDDCDLPSLLRPCNHKPLKSPPPFSLISQSLSPTSNSSLPSSPNLIPGPAGAVQAAMLRKIHYNNNSSCIGEDPLPTQEYIRRAVVDPAAADDFSRHPWLFALEYIRREGLVDNGGTVGTPLSWIKTEPKLGNRKVAQVVAIIKSCTPNGLGDLMVTLKDPTGTVDASIHGKVLVEGRFAKDITVGTVLILQKVSIFSPICSARYLNITLNNVIKAIPKDTKPLSELNNTSRVISTAHGIGNTKESWNQQKVSSLSPDRNANIMDNLGQTGYMRGRVLNDNGNEPDATLGSSCYVNGRNRSQHGSAGKEPSTSQVITNGMKKPALLAGINGLEENVVVKKQPGSQNLVGRDYHLKSKQSSGDPNLFGIGNERESVTIDADKERRHVPISRGSLPQWTDEQLDELCSFD, encoded by the exons ATGGAAGCAGACCACCCCTGGGACACTCTAGACATTGACGATTGTGACCTCCCTTCCCTTCTCCGCCCCTGCAATCACAAACCCCTAAAATCTCCCCCGCCCTTCTCCCTCATCTCCCAATCACTATCTCCCACCTCAAACTCTTCACTGCCCTCTTCCCCGAACCTCATCCCTGGCCCTGCCGGAGCCGTTCAGGCCGCTATGCTTCGCAAAATTCATTACAATAACAATTCCTCCTGCATCGGCGAGGACCCCCTTCCTACCCAGGAGTACATTAGGAGGGCCGTCGTGGATCCTGCCGCCGCCGACGACTTCTCGCGTCATCCCTGGCTTTTCGCCCTCGAATATATACGCcgtgaag GTTTGGTTGATAATGGCGGGACAGTTGGTACTCCCTTGAGTTGGATCAAAACTGAACCTAAACTGGGCAATAGAAAAGTAGCTCAG GTTGTTGCCATTATCAAATCCTGTACCCCAAATGGTCTTGGTGATCTTATGGTGACTCTCAAG GATCCTACAGGTACAGTTGATGCTAGCATCCATGGAAAAGTCCTAGTTGAAGGACGCTTTGCAAAGGACATAACTGTTGGCACGGTTTTGATACTGCAGAAG GTTTCAATTTTCTCACCTATATGCTCTGCACGTTATCTCAATATAACACTCAACAATGTCATCAAG GCAATACCAAAGGATACTAAGCCTCTGTCAGAACTGAATAATACATCAAGGGTCATATCTACTGCTCATGGCATTG GAAACACCAAAGAGTCTTGGAACCAACAGAAAGTGTCCAGTCTGTCACCAGACAGAAATGCAAATATTATGGATAACCTCGGACAGACTGGTTATATGAGAGGGAGAGTGCTGAATGATAATGGAAATGAACCAGACGCAACATTGGGAAGCAGCTGCTATGTTAATGGAAGAAATAGAAGTCAACATGGCTCTGCAGGAAAGGAACCCTCAACGAGTCAGGTTATCACCAATGGAATGAAAAAACCTGCATTGCTAGCCGGCATCAATGGTCTTGAGGAAAATGTTGTGGTCAAGAAGCAGCCGGGTTCACAGAATCTGGTAGGGAGAGACTATCACCTGAAAAGCAAGCAAAGCAGTGGTGATCCAAATTTGTTTGGCATTGGTAACGAGCGAGAGAGTGTAACTATTGATGCAGATAAGGAACGAAGACATGTACCAATTTCAAGAGGCTCCCTTCCGCAATGGACTGATGAACAATTAGATGAGTTGTGTTCATTTGATTGA
- the LOC107926663 gene encoding protein C2-DOMAIN ABA-RELATED 4 encodes MKVEKGKRNLFQLAVQRRRRLRAKMHSLIEGASRAADLESSESVMDNLMGLLRVHVKRGVNLAVRDVRSSDPYVVVKMGNQRLKTRIVKKDVNPEWNDDLTLSITDPDIPVSLTVYDHDTFSKDDKMGDSEFEVRSFIEALKTYTNLEEIPSGTVISRLKPGTDNCLVDESAIYVNDEGKIIQDLFLRLRNVECGEVEIQLQWIHYPGSKTF; translated from the exons ATGA AGGTAGAGAAAGGAAAGAGAAACCTCTTTCAGTTGGCCGTACAAAGGAGGAGAAGATTAAGAGCGAAAATGCACAGTTTAATAGAAGGGGCATCAAGAGCAGCAGACCTAGAATCGAGTGAGTCTGTGATGGACAACTTGATGGGTTTGCTGCGGGTTCACGTTAAACGGGGCGTTAACCTTGCCGTTCGTGATGTCCGTAGCAGCGATCCTTATGTAGTTGTTAAGATGGGCAACCAg AGATTGAAGACTcgaatagtaaagaaggatgtaAACCCTGAGTGGAATGATGATTTAACTCTTTCAATAACAGATCCTGATATTCCAGTCAGTCTG ACTGTGTACGACCACGACACATTTAGCAAGGATGACAAAATGGGAGATTCAGAGTTCGAGGTGAGGTCATTCATAGAAGCTTTGAAAACGTATACGAATTTGGAAGAAATACCAAGTGGAACAGTAATATCAAGGTTGAAACCGGGCACCGACAACTGCCTGGTGGATGAGAGTGCCATATACGTGAATGATGAAGGGAAGATCATCCAAGACCTCTTCCTTAGATTGAGAAATGTGGAGTGTGGGGAAGTGGAGATCCAACTGCAGTGGATTCATTACCCTGGCTCTAAAACCTtttga